From the genome of Aerosakkonema funiforme FACHB-1375, one region includes:
- a CDS encoding CHASE2 domain-containing protein, with translation MSKWKGIKQNIWEWRAVLITTPSVTGFVFFLHFLGWLQPLEWTALNQFFRWRPLEPTDSRIVIVGINELDIQKVGQWPAPDAVLAKLLQKIKKQQPSAIGLDLYRDLVVNPGHQELVKIFETTPNLIGIEKKPNFIAIDGNKVEDKTSAVAPPPALKVRGQVAAADLVLDEDGKIRRGLLFFYTSDGKKVETLGLKLALIYLKQKNITHDFTKDNYIKIGDTVFTRFKSNNGAYVRADDGGYQVLLNFRGPAKSFRTVSMTDVIEDRIPPDLMRDRIVLIGATAASLKDEFYTPYTGLVKNRLPTTGVEIHANLTSQILSSVLDKRPLIKVWDAPLAYLWTFGWSALGATLSWKLRHRKTHTKLFPWTAASILLAGGILIGGSYLLFLFGWWVPLVPSGMALTFSAIAIVAYLAVSAAYIRQTFSRYLTDEVVARILETPEGLKLGGERRKVTILMSDLRGFSAVSERFAPEKVVYFLNIYLEAMVDVITHFEGTIDEFIGDAILVIFGAPTQREDDAQRSVACAIAMQLAMDKVNQRIKRLGIPKLEMGIGINTGEVVVGNIGSQKRAKYGVVGNHVNLTGRIESYTVGGQILISEFTLEEAGDIIKFNDRMQVEPKGIQKPITLYDVCGISGKYNLFLPESQGELFNMKSPISIQYTVLDGKHVVGTIFEARIIKLSANSAEVVSEHPADILNNIKINFLDETNKTGDIFGDVYAKVVKRSADSNTSFYIRFTAIPPDVAALISQLIDRNK, from the coding sequence ATGAGCAAATGGAAAGGCATCAAACAGAACATTTGGGAATGGCGTGCAGTATTAATTACAACCCCTAGCGTTACAGGTTTTGTGTTTTTTCTGCATTTTTTAGGATGGCTGCAACCGTTGGAGTGGACGGCTCTAAATCAATTTTTTCGTTGGCGTCCTTTGGAGCCTACCGACTCGCGCATTGTCATTGTTGGTATTAATGAACTCGATATCCAAAAAGTAGGACAGTGGCCCGCTCCCGATGCTGTCCTTGCTAAGTTGCTCCAGAAAATCAAGAAACAGCAGCCGAGCGCGATCGGCCTGGACTTATATCGAGATTTGGTAGTCAACCCCGGTCATCAAGAATTAGTAAAAATATTCGAGACGACGCCAAACTTGATAGGCATTGAAAAAAAACCGAATTTTATTGCTATTGATGGCAACAAAGTGGAGGATAAAACTTCTGCCGTCGCCCCACCGCCAGCACTCAAAGTAAGAGGTCAAGTGGCTGCTGCCGATCTGGTGTTAGATGAAGATGGCAAAATTCGGAGAGGCTTGCTGTTTTTCTACACTTCAGATGGTAAAAAAGTAGAAACTTTGGGGCTAAAACTGGCTTTAATTTACCTAAAACAAAAGAATATTACTCATGATTTTACAAAAGACAATTATATAAAAATAGGCGATACCGTATTTACTCGTTTTAAAAGCAATAACGGCGCTTATGTGCGAGCCGATGATGGTGGCTACCAAGTATTGTTGAACTTTCGCGGGCCAGCCAAAAGTTTTCGCACTGTCTCAATGACCGATGTTATTGAGGATAGAATACCGCCAGACTTGATGCGCGATCGCATCGTTTTGATTGGCGCAACCGCAGCTAGCCTCAAAGACGAATTTTACACTCCCTACACGGGTCTAGTCAAGAATCGTCTGCCCACTACTGGAGTAGAAATTCATGCCAATTTAACCAGCCAAATTTTAAGTTCGGTATTAGACAAGCGCCCCCTAATCAAAGTTTGGGATGCACCCCTGGCTTATTTGTGGACATTCGGCTGGTCGGCGCTTGGTGCTACCTTGAGTTGGAAATTACGACATAGGAAAACTCATACAAAATTATTCCCTTGGACAGCTGCCAGTATTTTACTTGCTGGCGGAATTTTAATCGGTGGTTCTTATCTTCTCTTCCTATTTGGTTGGTGGGTTCCCCTAGTTCCATCAGGAATGGCTCTAACATTTTCTGCAATTGCGATCGTCGCTTATTTAGCTGTAAGCGCAGCATATATTCGTCAGACATTTTCCCGCTATCTTACAGATGAAGTAGTAGCACGCATACTAGAAACTCCCGAAGGACTGAAATTGGGAGGGGAAAGGCGGAAGGTAACTATTTTGATGTCTGACTTGAGAGGATTTTCAGCTGTATCCGAACGATTTGCACCCGAAAAAGTTGTTTACTTTTTAAACATCTACTTGGAGGCAATGGTAGATGTAATTACCCATTTTGAAGGAACTATTGATGAGTTCATTGGCGATGCTATTTTGGTTATCTTTGGTGCGCCAACTCAAAGAGAAGATGACGCTCAAAGATCCGTTGCCTGTGCCATAGCTATGCAGTTAGCAATGGATAAAGTTAATCAACGCATAAAACGCTTGGGTATACCCAAACTAGAAATGGGCATCGGTATTAACACAGGCGAAGTGGTAGTCGGAAATATCGGTTCCCAAAAACGCGCCAAGTATGGTGTAGTAGGTAACCATGTCAATCTAACTGGGCGCATCGAATCTTATACGGTTGGAGGTCAAATTCTGATTTCCGAATTCACCTTAGAAGAAGCAGGTGACATCATCAAATTCAACGATCGAATGCAGGTAGAACCAAAGGGAATTCAAAAACCAATTACTCTTTATGATGTATGCGGGATATCTGGAAAATATAACCTATTTTTGCCTGAAAGTCAAGGCGAATTATTCAATATGAAGTCTCCGATATCAATACAATATACTGTTTTGGATGGCAAGCACGTTGTTGGAACTATCTTCGAGGCTAGAATAATTAAGCTATCAGCAAATAGCGCTGAAGTTGTATCGGAACATCCAGCGGATATTTTAAACAATATCAAAATTAACTTTTTAGATGAAACAAACAAAACAGGTGATATTTTTGGAGATGTTTATGCCAAGGTGGTAAAACGATCGGCAGATAGCAACACGAGTTTTTATATCCGCTTTACTGCTATTCCACCAGATGTAGCAGCACTGATATCCCAGCTGATCGATCGCAACAAGTAG
- a CDS encoding Uma2 family endonuclease produces MVIATSKAGLVTSGVFLSNVTWETLEKLDVDLSGTGARLTYLDGCLEIMAPLSEDHEEPKKTLCQLLEIYMRMKNIRFYARGSTTIGMKELGARKEPDESYCLGTRKSVPDLAIEVIVTSGGIDILEIYRRVGVREVWFWEDGVISVYCLRETGYELVSKSELLPELDLRSLEFYSRMADQYDAVNAFMKLI; encoded by the coding sequence ATGGTTATCGCCACTTCTAAAGCGGGATTGGTTACAAGTGGAGTCTTCCTCTCAAACGTCACATGGGAGACTCTGGAAAAGTTAGATGTAGATTTGTCAGGAACAGGCGCACGCTTAACTTATTTAGATGGGTGTTTAGAAATTATGGCTCCCTTATCTGAGGATCATGAAGAACCTAAAAAAACTTTATGCCAGTTGTTAGAGATTTATATGCGGATGAAAAACATCCGTTTTTATGCGCGGGGTAGTACGACGATTGGAATGAAAGAATTGGGTGCAAGGAAAGAACCGGATGAGTCTTATTGTTTGGGTACGCGCAAGTCAGTTCCAGATTTAGCAATTGAAGTGATAGTAACGAGCGGGGGAATTGATATCCTCGAAATTTATCGTCGAGTGGGAGTGCGAGAAGTTTGGTTTTGGGAGGATGGTGTAATTTCGGTTTATTGCTTGCGTGAAACGGGATATGAGTTGGTGAGTAAAAGTGAACTTTTGCCGGAATTGGATTTGCGATCGCTAGAGTTTTATTCGCGAATGGCAGACCAATATGATGCGGTGAATGCTTTTATGAAATTGATATAG